The Fragaria vesca subsp. vesca linkage group LG2, FraVesHawaii_1.0, whole genome shotgun sequence genome includes a window with the following:
- the LOC101311936 gene encoding protein FAF-like, chloroplastic-like, whose translation MAGGLSKSLHSSSHFMKNMEQEAKVTEKQGIVTILGSDCERNKAASLRRTLSADMSSKKWLAQQGFFSPMKKIASSQQLSMSIEDSNSSSSSDEDEDRFRNRKAQQQKMFHIWTPIDQDDQIHQKKKKEIAEGQFDIWSSLVKDGAKNEENKSVVPEAPYVHPLVKKQSSSLKGKSLEVCTESLGSETGSEGFASYPSSETGDIVVDRKEEEQVAENQQQQQDQEKQVNTQAVAHVEEFRVVKYNAAAAAAVAPANKSAAVARSFPPPIPSLSGSDGASLRIKTHRDNGRVVLEAVSMPSTNNFRAERQDGRLVLTFVSATPRSCEEYSENEEVVAEEQKEKEFEEKFVNFSESESESEKEDEEEVEVEKVVGKQSGIKEIEIVMEEAPKMLTSRVTNVHRLALMMKKPVGLANRSHGWAANKFNQVVKYGGDEEEVTMKPAPLAQSLPPRPGRVARLIPKSPAAATATAATAASLNAYEYYWRTKPAAALNPLSQAASPPMKSKDPMANQQQQLLALRGNKGDHIVPLSKGCKEPRSRSLLFWEPYCIATS comes from the coding sequence ATGGCGGGTGGTCTAAGCAAGAGTTTACACTCTTCTTCTCATTTCATGAAGAACATGGAGCAAGAAGCCAAAGTCACTGAGAAGCAGGGGATCGTCACCATTCTCGGCTCCGACTGTGAAAGAAACAAAGCTGCTTCTCTGCGACGAACACTGTCGGCTGACATGTCGTCCAAGAAATGGCTGGCTCAACAAGGTTTCTTCTCTCCCATGAAAAAGATTGCATCATCTCAACAGCTCTCCATGTCCATAGAGGACAGCAACTCATCTTCCTCCTCCGATGAGGACGAGGATCGTTTCCGAAACAGGAAGGCTCAACAACAGAAGATGTTCCATATATGGACCCCCATCGATCAAGATGATCAGATTCATCAGAAGAAGAAGAAAGAGATTGCTGAGGGACAGTTTGACATCTGGAGCTCACTGGTCAAGGATGGAGCAAAAAACGAAGAAAACAAGTCGGTGGTTCCAGAAGCACCTTATGTTCATCCTCTTGTGAAGAAACAATCGAGCTCTTTGAAAGGAAAGAGTCTTGAAGTGTGCACTGAAAGCCTCGGATCCGAGACTGGTTCTGAAGGCTTTGCATCATACCCTTCTTCAGAAACCGGAGACATAGTAGTCGATCGCAAAGAGGAAGAACAAGTGGCAGAGAATCAACAACAACAACAAGATCAAGAGAAACAAGTGAATACACAAGCAGTTGCGCACGTGGAAGAGTTTCGAGTTGTCAAGTACAACGCTGCTGCTGCTGCTGCTGTTGCTCCTGCTAATAAATCAGCTGCGGTGGCTCGATCATTTCCTCCTCCTATCCCATCTTTATCGGGTTCCGATGGAGCGTCACTTCGCATTAAGACTCACCGGGACAACGGGCGAGTAGTCCTTGAAGCCGTGTCGATGCCTTCTACCAATAACTTCCGTGCTGAACGCCAAGACGGCCGGCTTGTCCTCACTTTTGTGAGTGCTACTCCAAGATCTTGTGAGGAGTACTCAGAGAATGAAGAAGTGGTTGCTGAAGAGCAGAAAGAGAAAGAGTTCGAGGAGAAGTTTGTCAACTTTTCGGAGAGCGAGAGCGAGAGTGAGAAAGAGGATGAGGAGGAAGTTGAGGTTGAGAAAGTAGTAGGAAAGCAAAGTGGAATCAAGGAAATAGAGATTGTGATGGAGGAAGCACCAAAAATGTTGACAAGTAGGGTGACAAATGTTCATAGGCTAGCACTAATGATGAAAAAGCCAGTTGGGTTAGCTAATAGGAGTCATGGGTGGGCTGCTAACAAGTTTAACCAAGTAGTTAAGTATGGAGGTGATGAGGAGGAGGTAACAATGAAGCCAGCACCATTAGCACAATCACTTCCACCACGGCCCGGCCGTGTGGCTCGGTTGATACCTAAGTCACCGGCCGCAGCGACAGCAACAGCCGCCACCGCAGCTTCTTTGAATGCTTACGAGTACTATTGGCGCACCAAGCCCGCAGCAGCTCTGAATCCACTTTCCCAAGCCGCTTCCCCGCCCATGAAGAGCAAGGACCCCATGGCAAACCAGCAGCAACAATTGCTGGCTCTGAGAGGCAACAAAGGGGATCACATTGTTCCTTTGTCAAAGGGCTGCAAAGAGCCTAGAAGCAGGTCTCTTCTATTCTGGGAGCCTTACTGCATTGCCACTTCATGA